A part of Citrifermentans bremense genomic DNA contains:
- a CDS encoding (Fe-S)-binding protein, producing the protein MQPDPVIFTPLLAAACTIFLWSCYRRFSLVTVGTAEDRFSSTMERLQGMFVYAFLQKRVVKRPFGVNHVFIFWSFLVLAVANTEFLVSGVFPAAKLSLLLPAALYQPLLIAFDLVSLFALVAVAIALVRRAVAPPYKGARTGEAFAILSMIGTLMLAYFCFHAAEIAMGHEAAAHAMPLSSALAAALSGLSSETLGTLGVVSWWLHAGVLLFFLNYLPYSKHMHILAAIPNCYFKGLGTPNTQEREEFAEGNVYGAGSIENFTWKDLFDSFSCTECGRCENACPAAATGKPLNPRRVMHDIKVNLLANGAQLQRGGVATVPVIGEGEGSVEADALWSCTTCGACLNACPVFIEQMPKINKMRRHLVQMEADFPEELLNLFENMEQRSNPWGIAPGDRGKWVGGHEVKPFEAGKTEYLFYVGCAGSFDSRAKQVTLSMARILDAAGVSWGILGKEEKCCGDSVRRLGNEYVFDKMARENVAMFQEKKVTKVITQCPHCFSTLKNDYRQYGLELEVIPHAELIERLLGEGKLKLDMHEAKGGNIVFHDSCYLGRHNGIYEAPRKVIAQATGTAPAEMPRNRENSFCCGAGGGRMWLEEHLGERINLNRVNEALSGSPGTICVTCPYCMTMMEDGLKDRASGETKVKDIAEIVAEGLRGTA; encoded by the coding sequence ATGCAACCTGATCCTGTTATCTTCACGCCGCTATTGGCTGCGGCCTGCACCATCTTCCTTTGGAGCTGCTACCGCCGCTTCAGCCTGGTCACCGTAGGCACTGCCGAGGACCGTTTCTCCAGCACCATGGAACGGCTGCAGGGGATGTTCGTCTACGCCTTCCTGCAAAAAAGGGTGGTGAAGCGTCCCTTCGGCGTCAACCACGTGTTCATCTTCTGGTCCTTCCTTGTCCTGGCCGTGGCCAACACGGAATTCCTCGTCTCCGGCGTCTTCCCGGCGGCGAAGCTTAGCCTGCTGCTCCCGGCGGCGCTCTACCAGCCGCTTCTAATCGCGTTCGACCTGGTTTCGCTCTTCGCCCTAGTGGCCGTCGCCATCGCCCTGGTCCGGAGAGCCGTCGCACCTCCCTACAAGGGGGCGCGGACCGGCGAGGCGTTCGCCATCCTCTCCATGATCGGTACCCTGATGCTGGCCTACTTCTGCTTCCATGCGGCCGAAATTGCCATGGGGCACGAGGCCGCGGCTCACGCCATGCCGCTTTCCTCGGCGCTTGCCGCCGCTCTCTCCGGCTTGAGCTCGGAAACCCTCGGCACCTTGGGCGTGGTCTCCTGGTGGCTCCATGCCGGTGTGCTCCTTTTCTTCCTCAACTACCTCCCATACAGCAAGCACATGCACATCCTCGCCGCCATCCCCAACTGTTATTTCAAGGGGCTGGGGACGCCGAATACACAGGAGCGCGAGGAGTTCGCCGAAGGAAACGTCTACGGCGCAGGGAGCATCGAGAATTTCACCTGGAAGGATCTCTTCGATTCCTTCTCCTGCACCGAATGCGGGCGCTGCGAAAACGCCTGCCCCGCGGCCGCTACCGGCAAGCCGCTCAACCCGCGCCGCGTCATGCACGACATCAAGGTGAACCTCCTGGCCAATGGCGCCCAGCTGCAGCGCGGCGGCGTGGCAACGGTCCCGGTGATCGGTGAAGGGGAGGGGAGCGTGGAAGCCGACGCCCTCTGGTCCTGCACCACCTGCGGCGCCTGCCTCAACGCCTGCCCGGTCTTCATCGAACAGATGCCCAAGATAAACAAGATGCGCCGGCACCTGGTCCAGATGGAGGCAGATTTCCCCGAGGAGCTTTTGAACCTCTTCGAGAACATGGAGCAGCGCTCCAACCCGTGGGGTATCGCACCGGGCGACCGCGGCAAGTGGGTCGGCGGCCACGAAGTAAAACCGTTCGAGGCGGGCAAGACCGAGTACCTCTTCTACGTAGGCTGCGCCGGGTCCTTCGACTCCCGCGCCAAGCAGGTCACCCTTTCCATGGCGCGGATCCTCGATGCCGCCGGCGTTTCCTGGGGGATCCTCGGCAAGGAAGAGAAGTGCTGCGGCGACAGCGTGCGCAGGCTGGGGAACGAATATGTCTTCGACAAGATGGCGCGCGAGAATGTGGCCATGTTCCAGGAGAAGAAGGTCACCAAGGTGATCACCCAGTGCCCGCACTGCTTCAGCACCCTGAAAAACGACTACCGGCAGTACGGGCTGGAACTGGAGGTGATCCCGCACGCCGAACTGATCGAGCGGCTGCTGGGGGAAGGGAAATTGAAGCTGGATATGCACGAGGCGAAGGGTGGCAACATCGTGTTCCACGACTCCTGCTACCTCGGGCGTCATAACGGCATCTACGAGGCGCCGCGCAAAGTCATCGCCCAGGCGACCGGCACGGCTCCCGCGGAAATGCCGAGAAACCGTGAGAACTCCTTTTGCTGCGGCGCCGGCGGCGGCCGCATGTGGCTCGAAGAGCACCTGGGGGAGAGGATCAACCTGAACCGGGTGAACGAGGCGCTTTCGGGATCCCCCGGCACCATCTGCGTCACCTGCCCGTACTGCATGACCATGATGGAAGACGGCCTCAAGGACCGCGCCAGCGGCGAAACCAAGGTGAAGGACATCGCGGAAATCGTTGCAGAGGGATTGAGAGGGACCGCTTAG
- a CDS encoding electron transfer flavoprotein subunit alpha — translation MSEAKPKLKKPRGKVRLLEGKCIACGARCQSSCPVDGIQMSDAGEPQIELSKCIGCLKCVKACPGSALEIFYSKEELEILAALAGQQDLAEEEADPEELARREYVSGFRGVWVFVEQTEGEAARVSWELMGKGKELAAKLGVELCAVVMGHKVEHLCHEAFSYGADKAYLMDQAVLEYYRTYPYLDVLCHLIDRYKPEIVLMGATGMGRDLAGAVATRVKTGLTADCTGLDIDAKRNLMQTRPAFGGNIMATIMCDRFRPQMATVRSHVMPMPAQTAGRSGKIVHASFPLSESDVFTKVLKVIRDSKAGQVDIAGAEFIVSGGRGMMAKENFAILQELADELGGVVGASRSAVDAGWMPGDRQVGQTGKTVRPKIYIACGISGAIQHLVGMQDSDLIIAINRDKEAPIFEVASYGIVGDLFEIVPAITATLRELKAAKNPGGQAADRDVEAA, via the coding sequence CATCGCCTGCGGCGCGCGCTGCCAGAGCAGCTGCCCGGTGGACGGGATACAGATGAGTGATGCGGGGGAGCCGCAAATAGAGCTCTCAAAATGCATCGGCTGCCTTAAGTGCGTGAAGGCATGCCCGGGCTCAGCCCTGGAGATCTTCTACAGCAAGGAAGAGCTGGAGATCCTCGCGGCCCTTGCCGGCCAACAGGACCTCGCCGAGGAAGAGGCGGACCCCGAGGAGCTGGCACGGCGCGAGTACGTCTCCGGATTCCGCGGCGTCTGGGTCTTCGTCGAGCAGACCGAAGGCGAGGCCGCCCGCGTCTCCTGGGAACTGATGGGGAAGGGGAAGGAACTTGCCGCGAAGCTCGGCGTCGAGCTTTGCGCAGTGGTGATGGGGCACAAGGTGGAGCACCTCTGCCACGAGGCGTTCAGCTACGGCGCCGACAAGGCCTACCTCATGGACCAGGCCGTGCTGGAGTATTACCGCACCTACCCGTACCTCGACGTGCTTTGCCACCTGATCGACCGCTACAAGCCGGAGATCGTGCTCATGGGCGCGACCGGCATGGGACGCGACCTGGCAGGCGCCGTGGCGACCCGGGTAAAGACGGGCCTCACCGCCGACTGTACCGGCCTCGACATCGATGCAAAGCGCAACCTGATGCAGACCCGCCCGGCCTTTGGCGGCAACATCATGGCGACCATCATGTGCGACCGTTTCCGTCCGCAGATGGCTACGGTGCGCTCCCACGTGATGCCGATGCCGGCGCAGACCGCAGGCCGCAGCGGCAAGATCGTCCACGCTTCATTCCCCTTGAGCGAGTCCGACGTCTTCACCAAGGTGCTGAAGGTGATCCGCGACAGCAAGGCGGGGCAGGTCGACATAGCGGGGGCTGAGTTCATCGTCTCCGGCGGCCGCGGCATGATGGCCAAGGAGAACTTCGCCATACTGCAGGAGCTGGCCGACGAGCTGGGGGGCGTGGTCGGGGCATCCCGCAGCGCGGTCGACGCGGGGTGGATGCCCGGCGACCGTCAGGTGGGACAGACCGGCAAGACGGTGCGGCCGAAGATCTACATCGCCTGCGGCATCTCAGGCGCCATTCAGCACCTGGTGGGGATGCAGGACTCCGACCTGATCATCGCCATCAACCGGGACAAGGAAGCCCCCATCTTCGAAGTGGCGAGCTACGGCATCGTGGGGGATTTGTTCGAGATCGTCCCCGCCATCACCGCCACGCTGCGCGAGCTTAAGGCCGCGAAGAACCCGGGCGGTCAGGCGGCGGATCGGGACGTAGAGGCGGCGTAA